Proteins encoded by one window of Aphis gossypii isolate Hap1 chromosome X, ASM2018417v2, whole genome shotgun sequence:
- the LOC114119438 gene encoding uncharacterized protein LOC114119438 isoform X2, whose protein sequence is MNNDQCDDVVMQEEVTKQRMLAQKKEKKIKIIRILTVIAYLVSVSTVATMLSAYYIFVWNPQTGNITQTPNAERLVTALKRASSEYVFAKSAGNEYTDNGRFITEVKNSYKTNDQIKNPQRSIQFQTSTIKSSTSRIQTPIGNISESIIVAKNLS, encoded by the exons atgaataacgaTCAATGTGATGATGTAGTTATGCAGGAAGAAGTGACAAAACAAAGAATGTTGGCccagaaaaaagaaaaaaag ataaaaattattcggaTTTTGACCGTAATCGCATATCTAGTGTCCGTGTCTACTGTGGCTACCATGTTGTcagcttattatatttttgtctggAACCCACAAACTGGTAATATTACACAAACTCCTAATGCTGAAAGATTGGTTACAGCATTAAAGAGGGCTAGTAGTGAATACGTTTTCGCTAAAAGTGCTGGCAATGAATACAcag ATAATGGAAGATTTATAACTgaagtaaaaaatagttataaaactaACGATCAAATCAAAAATCCACAACGGTCCATTCAATTTCAAACATCGACAATCAAATCTTCGACGTCTCGCATTCAAACGCCAATCGGTAACATTTCAGAATCAATAATTGTGGCTAAAAATTTATCATAG
- the LOC114119438 gene encoding uncharacterized protein LOC114119438 isoform X1, producing MNKLNTIIMNNDQCDDVVMQEEVTKQRMLAQKKEKKIKIIRILTVIAYLVSVSTVATMLSAYYIFVWNPQTGNITQTPNAERLVTALKRASSEYVFAKSAGNEYTDNGRFITEVKNSYKTNDQIKNPQRSIQFQTSTIKSSTSRIQTPIGNISESIIVAKNLS from the exons a tgaataaactcaacacaataataatgaataacgaTCAATGTGATGATGTAGTTATGCAGGAAGAAGTGACAAAACAAAGAATGTTGGCccagaaaaaagaaaaaaag ataaaaattattcggaTTTTGACCGTAATCGCATATCTAGTGTCCGTGTCTACTGTGGCTACCATGTTGTcagcttattatatttttgtctggAACCCACAAACTGGTAATATTACACAAACTCCTAATGCTGAAAGATTGGTTACAGCATTAAAGAGGGCTAGTAGTGAATACGTTTTCGCTAAAAGTGCTGGCAATGAATACAcag ATAATGGAAGATTTATAACTgaagtaaaaaatagttataaaactaACGATCAAATCAAAAATCCACAACGGTCCATTCAATTTCAAACATCGACAATCAAATCTTCGACGTCTCGCATTCAAACGCCAATCGGTAACATTTCAGAATCAATAATTGTGGCTAAAAATTTATCATAG
- the LOC114119435 gene encoding ornithine aminotransferase, mitochondrial has translation MSGLQNRSSQLFKYTRLFNNVNLPRLSSTTAKSSAEVIQREKKVSANNYDPSPVVITRGEGIFMWDVEGKKYYDFVGGFATLNQGHCHPKIIKAMTDQLNRLHHTSRAIFHDSLYELNEFLTKQFDYEKVLNMNTGVEGGESSVKIARKWGYRVKKIPQNQAQVVFAHGNFWGRTIAAISASTDPTSFDEFGPHVPGYQIVPYDDLGKLEQALRNPNVCAFMVEPLQGEAGAVVPSLGYLKGVRELCTKYNVLWIDDEVQAGLGRTGKMLAVDYENVKPDLLILGKALSGGVYPISAVLGNSEVMDVLTPGTHGSTYGGNALACKVALASLDVIISEGLVENAFKMGEIFRSELNARLSKDKAIKVRGRGLLNAIVLNTKGVSDVYKLNNELKSNGMISKPIGSGALRFSPPLIITEAQLREGIDIIVNTINNFKN, from the exons ATGTCAGGCCTACAAAATCGTAGTTCTCAGTTATTCAAGTACACAAGACTTTTCAATAATGTCAATCTCCCACGGTTAAGTTCAACTACTGCTAAATCATCTGCGGAAGTGATTCAACGAGAGAAAAAAGTATCTGCAAACAATTATGATCCTAGCCCAGTGGTTATCACCAGAGGAgaag gTATTTTCATGTGGGACGTTGaagggaaaaaatattatgactttgTGGGAGGATTTGCCACCCTCAATCAGGGTCACtgtcatccaaaaattattaaggcCATGACAGATCAATTAAACAGACTTCATCACACGTCAAGAGCTATATTTCACGATTCACTGTATGAACTTAATGAGTTCTTGACAAAACAATTTGATTATgaaaaagttttgaatatGAATACtg gtgTTGAGGGAGGAGAGTCTAGTGTCAAGATTGCTAGAAAGTGGGGATATAGAGTGAAAAAAATTCCACAAAATCAAGCGCAAGTTGTATTTGCCCACGGTAACTTTTGGGGAAGAACAATTGCCGCTATTTCTGCATCCACAGATCCAACATCCTTTGATGAATTTGGACCCCATGTTCCTGGTTATCAAATAGTGCCTTACGACGATTTAGGAAAACTAGag caagcATTGAGAAATCCAAATGTGTGTGCATTCATGGTGGAACCATTACAAGGTGAAGCAGGAGCAGTGGTGCCAAGCTTAGGATACTTGAAAGGAGTTCGCGAGCTttgcacaaaatataatgttctcTGGATTGATGACGAAGTACAAGCTGGATTGGGCAGAACTGGAAAAATGTTAGCAGTCGATTATGAAAACGTTAAACCTGATCTATTGATCCTTGGTAAAGCACTTTCCGGTGGAGTCTATCCA ATTTCTGCCGTATTGGGTAACAGTGAAGTAATGGATGTCCTTACTCCTGGTACACATGGGTCGACATATGGTGGCAATGCGTTAGCTTGTAAAGTCGCACTGGCTTCACTGGACGTAATCATAAGCGAAGGTTTGGTTGAAAACGCATTCAAGATGGGTGAAATCTTTAGATCCGAACTCAATGCACGTTTAAGCAAAGACAAAGCAATCAAAGTCAGAGGAAGAGGCTTACTGAATGCTATCGTATTGAATAcaa AAGGAGTATCTGATGTctacaaattaaacaatgaaCTGAAATCAAATGGAATGATATCCAAGCCTATTGGGTCTGGTGCATTGAGATTCTCACCACCATTAATAATTACAGAAGCACAATTACGTGAAGGAATTGATATAATTGTaaacactataaataattttaagaattaa